TGTAATATATATTCAAATGAGCCTCTTTGCTGCCATGTTGTGTCGGGTTTATCTTTGCTGTGACGAGGTGTTCCCATACCTGCTTTTTCAAGGTCAACTCTGGATTGATCTTACTTAGTATagttacaatgaaaaaaaaaattaatagcaGTTTAAACGGATGGTGTCgttattttttcttatcaatAAAAATGTAACTGCCTAACACTAACAGAAGTTGGCTCCTGGGCCATGTTTTTGTACTCAGATCCTACAGATGGACTTTTGTGTGACTTCCCCTATATGCTGACAATTATCTGATAAACAAACATCCATACCATGTGTTTTCCGTGACAGCCACGGATCGTAGCCTTAGTGCTGGTACGTCCATCGGTGTATCAAGTTACGTTAAATAGTGTACTctgttatgtaaatattgtacagcaAAAACTGTTGAGTCATAGGCACCAGTCAAGACAGATTTTTCTCATCACGCAATGTCGATGGGCGGGTCATTGTGAAGCCGGGAACAGAGCTGCCAGGATGGGGAAAGTCTGGTGTGGATCATGTACTCTCACCTTAGCGGCCATAGTCGTCTTATTAGGGAAACCTGTCGGCGCCAGTGATTTCGACCACCATGAAACGCTTGACGTTGAAGGAAAGTTCCGCATTTTCTGGAAGTTTGACGACGAGAAAATCGAGTTCGAGGCCCGGGTGCAGACGACAGGATGGGTCGGCCTGGGTCTGTCCCCGAACGGAGGCATGCCGGGATCCGACATCGCCATCGGCTGGGTGAAAGACGGAATTGCGCATCTTACGGTAAGTCCAAACTGACTTTTCCACACATGATAGATATTGATTAGAATTGCGTGTGGATATGACGTAATTTTACTTTTTGAGGAGATAGCAATGCTCTGTTGGCTTAAGACGGCCCATGGCCTGGAATAAAGTAGCATTCTATACATCgatcgtaacttttgattgctcggtcgcactacgatgaaacttcacacagttttagtactactttaaacaaattgaatacttgtgattcttttttgtacatgccggattttgggttagaaataaacattttggttaaaaaaagtgttgtttatttcatgagtctagtcccagctggaaacaagactttaaattatgatattctaaaggatgaaagccaaccttaaacttatcatttttatccgcggctattttgttttaaattaggattatattgtttttttttgggccgaaaacatcagaaacggccatttttttaaatttttcgttgaaaatgcaccatagtcaaaaacataaaatgattaaacaaaatagccgcggacaattttgataagaaagggaTAATAGGTAAATCTTGAGTACAAAAAAGATCAGTACTCTTATTTTGAGCTGGGACTTAAGCCGTAAATGTCATAACTTGACCGCAAAGACACCGACCAAGGATAAAGGGTCCTTACGGTGCCTGTTAACGTTGAAAAGTCGCAAATAACTACAGgttcgaacgcgcgttcggttcgaattacgtaatggaacatcatagaacacgcgttcgaattcggctggacaagGGAACACGCGCCTGAACTCGGACACAAATCGAGCGTGCCTGGGCCGTCTTAGCTCAACAGAGTGAACAGTTTTTAAAAGCTATTTAGAAAATTTTATAATTTGGCAGTCAGAAGATAGAAGCTGTTGCTGCAGATTCTACACCAACAGCTAAACTTTAAAATCTTTCTACAGTTCCCAGTGCAGTACCAGTTTTGTGGACAACGTTCTTAAGGTTTAAGTAGTAAAATTTGGCTTGGtatcaatttttaattttaGCTAGAGGGTATGTAAAGTGTCCTAAAGTATATCCTGGTAATTGGCGTTGTCCTGCAAGCCCCGTCCCGACAAGGGGGCCAGGGTAATCAGCACGTGGCCACTGCTCTCCTGGTCACTTCCTTCAGTTTACAGCCTGACAAAAGTATATCAAAGTCTCGAGCTGTCACAGCTTTCACCTTTTCCCAAACCGACTCATGGCGGGTAAAACGTTTTGTCGAGCTTATTCTGTCCCAGCGAACACCCGAGACCACATGGCGAGGCAGATGTCAGGTTAATAGTGGCGGAGGTCAACGGTCCGGTAAGACTATATTTTTTATTGCTGTTGTTGGTCGGACGAGAAAGTGCGTCGCTCAGTGGGAGACAAAGTTGCAGCCGTATAGAAGAAATCGCGGGGAGCTTATAGTTTGCGATGAAAGCGAATCAGAAGCAGGCGACAAGAAGACAGCTCGAAATCTGTAGGATATTGACAACTTGTTTAAGACATTTAATTTTAGCTGTCATGATAGGTACATTCCCCAAGCTAAAGCTTTCGCCAAAGCTAACAGGATATCAATGCAAAGCTGCAAATATATCTTTAAAGGCACAGACATAGTCCCTCAATTACCGTCGGGCGTCCGCAACAATCCGCCGTAGTTCTTTCCACCACCGCTCAAGGTCCCACGGTATTCCCGTCGCAGTTCTGTCGACCATCGCTCAAGGTCCCACGGTCTTCCCGCCACAGTTTTAGCCCCCACCGCTGAAAGACCTACGGTCTTCCCGCCGCAGTTCTATCCACCGTCGCTCAAGGTCCCCACGGTCTTTCCACCGCAGATTTGGCTCCACCGCTGAAATTCCCACGGGTTTCCGCCGCATTTCTTTCCACCGTCGCTCAAGGTCCCACGGTCTTTCCGCCGCAGTTCTGTTCACCATCGCTCAAGGTCCCACGGTCTTCCCGCCACACTTTTAGCCTCCACCACTGAAAGTCCCACGGTCTTTCCGCCGCAGTTTTCTCCACCATCGCTCAAGGTCCCACGGTCTTCCCGCCGCAATTCTGTCCACCATCGCTCAAGGTCCCACGGTCTTCCCGTCGCAGTTCTGTCCACCATCGCTCAAGGTCCCACGGTCTTCCCGCCACAGTTTTAGCCCCCACCGCTCAAGGTCCCCACCGTGTCCCTGCTGCAGTTATGTCCACCACCACTCAAGTTCCAATGGTCTTCCGGCAGCAGTTTTAGTCTCCACCGCTGATGTTCCTGCGGTCTTTCCGCCGCAGTTCTAGCCTCCACCGCTGACAGTTCCACGGTCTCCCCACCGCAGTACTGTCCACTACTGCTCAAGGTCTCCACGGTCTTCCCGTCGCAGTTCTCTCCACCATCGCTGAAGGTCTTCATGGTCTTCCCGCTGCAGTTCTGTCCACCACCAGTGAATGTCTTCACGGTCTTCCTGCCGTAGTTATGTCCACCACCACTCAAGGTCCCCACGGTATTGCCACCGCAGTTCTTTCCACCACCGCTCAAGGTCCCACGATCTTTCCGCCGCAGTTCTCTCCACCACCGCTCAAGGTCCTACGGTCTTCCCGCCGCAGTTCTAGCCTCCGGTGCTGACAGTCACACGGTCTCCCCGGCTCAGTTCTGTCCACCACCGCTCAAAGTCACTACTCAAGGTGCTACGGTCTTCCCGCGGTCTTAAAAATATGGCTGTTTCGTGTTCTTTTTTTATTAGTATTAGATACTTAACAGTCGGTACGAGCACCATTTAGTtgatcattttgtacatcaaacaAAATTTGGACTTTTCCTTTTGTCTTCAAGGGACATCCACTgcatttctgttttcattttggtaataTTAGCaaccctgttgtagttgtttgtacagaatctggcagcttggatCTGTACCCTTCCCagtttgtctttttctttctttgtatacggatcccatactgttgcagcccattcaaggttaggtcttaccagtgacgtgtatgcaagttaATTTACcatggctgggcatgcccacacgttgcgtttgattactcccaatgtctgtttagccttggttcttattttgttaacatggacacccccaCTTCAGTCCGGGTATGGGTGTcttttttgtggttgctaatttCTGACCACAGAACCGGTAACACATTTGGTgttctttttttcgtaatgttttgtTTGGTTTACTGTGCATGATacagcacttatcaggattcaACGTCATTagccatttcctttgcaatTCTTTCAGGGTTTTTCCGAAATAAGGTatctttgtaaaatatgcccGTTGCCATGGCCACACAGAAAAATAAGCTCattcatttttctgaaaaatgttgctaaaatattttaggaaaagtcactaagtttgATCCTAGCACAATCCGTCTGGGATTTAGACGACGTTAAAGTTGTCCTAGGTACTTTTAGCCACCCACTACCACCCCCTCCCCAATCTGGATAATAAGTTGaactgtttttttatttactgtCTACCCGGGTGCATTGCGCTGTGACGGAGGAGTCCATTTAGTAGTCACAGACTTGTTGAACTATTTTTCTGACGCCCACTTGAAGGCAATTGTAGTGTTTACGCCTTCAGTTTTGTAGAAAATGAGGGAACCGTATAGCCATTTTCTATTAGAGATGATTTTCGATccgttgttttattttctatctCAGGACCGGTACGCTGAGGCAAAGGCACAGCCCCGTATGGACGAGAGTCAGGACTGGGAGCTGGTGTCTGGGTACGAGAACGAGACTCACACCGTCCTGAGGTTCAACAGGAAGCTGACGACGTGTGACGTCAGAGATCGCGTCATCAACGTGAGTCTCAACAATCTAATGACAAAATCACAGGCACTTTTGGACAGTTACGAGAATGACGGTTACAATAAAATACTAAACTGATCAATGTAACTGTACTGATAGACGAGGAAGTTCACTCAGAATTGGCACTATAGGCGAAATTAAAATTAGTCCTCATATGAAGAGGAAGGCGTTAGTTATCCACAGTAAAAGATGCATACCACTTcgcattatacgataaagtacctaATTCCTGCGTGCATCCAGAAGTATTAAATATCTAGTTTACTCCCAATTCATTTTAGTAAGTAATTTTATCCTATGGTTGATTATTGTGATCCTAACGGTAAGTCATATTATCAGTTAAAATACAGGACGTACTGTACAGGAAAAGAATATGAACTACATTACACCCGCCAATGTTTAATATCACTCTGAAAGGAGCGAGCTATCCCTACGTTATcgacaaacaaacatcaatctTCTTTTTAAAGTCACACAactagttacctttgccagaatggctaaggttatgttttgggcgtgtttgtgtgtgtgtcggcgtgtctgtgtgtcaacagcattactcgagaagccttgaatggatcctgatgatatttggtaggtgggtaggggtcgagaaaacgaaggtcaatttCGATAATGCGCCCCCtcgcggcttgctaaggtactgcaacggaaACAAATTtattatatctcgtgttctggacatgctgtggtcatgatttttgagtggtagattgCCCTtgagacagagagtaagtgctgtgagtttggccCCCTATCGggcaccggtttcctttcaaactatGGACGAGAATTACTCtaaaacgtgttgacggatcgtcatgatttttagtatgtagatagaatgagtaatGACTTACATGATGCtaaactaattatgcaaatcaacagctaatttgcataattaatgaggaaaaattataaatccactgcgttccatgataggactttaaaacttgtcacatatgtagctgggaaggagagaaatgtcgatagatatcaataattaatgagaaaatatgaacacgttgacggatcatcatgtttttggtatgtaagtagcgtaagtgaagacctacataatgagataccaattatacaaatcaacagctaatttgcataattaatgaggatattttataaattcactacattccatgaaaaGGACTTTataacttgtcacatatgtagctgagaaagagagaaatgtcaatacatatttatcatgataAAGGTGAtctcatttgaataattaatgagaaaatatgaacgtgttgacggatcgtcatgatttttggcatgtacatagcctaagtgaagacttgtataatgtgatacttattatgcaaataaacagctaatttgcataattgattaggaaaagttcataaatccactgcattccattatagttcTTTCATCAAAaatgtcacatatgtaactgagaaagagggaaaagattaagaggtgtatttaaagactttgaaagagaataagtcaagaatgtatctaaggatcatcatgatttttggtatgctgatagcttaagtaatgcttgatacaatttgatatcaattaattgtaacttctaatttgcataatcaatgccgaaattttataaaccaactcccagcatataattataaagaaattgaaaagagtaacgcatttgtctacagacatcattctacataacaaacctggtttatttggtaacggtatgtgttcgtggaactctagtttatctaTAAAAACGATTTCAAGTTAACCTGTAGTCTACGAAAAAAGTCCAAGTCATTAATATTTTAAGTGGAAATAGATTTAGAATGACGGCCGCCTCCATTTccgtagcccttgggccacacattagTGCAAACATTTACAGCAGGTGGCTATTCAggtggtagtgatgtgtgtttaactcccatgcCTACTGTTCCTCATTAAAGCCGAGTGCTAAGCAGTGAAatcagtatgtaccattttgtaTGACGTCGTGACCGTAGATCAAATTCATAATCTACCGACGGCAAGGTAAACACTtgtctaataataataataatctttattgcaaactcatgaccgaaggctaattgcaaaaatacataaaagtacaatgatgataatgatacaataacaagGTGGGCATTTAGTGAAATAGAGGTCATCAAatagtgatacttctaatctaaagtGAATGCCAGTTTGTCTCTTTCGGTACTGTATTGTGAACAATTACaaataaagtgcatttcatcttccactggtAAACACTCCACCCACTCGGTATTGGTACTTGGCAGgatcttgcaataaagttatcatcatcagtATTAATTATCAAttcaatggccgagtgggtaaagtgttcgccttgcattcggtaggtcgtgagttcgatccccgaccGATGTCATActaaagttttaaaaatggtacatgctgctaaGCACTCAGGACTTGTGAGAAAGAGTAtaggagttaaacacacattactacaagcggaccagccccctgctgtagtggcttgcaaatgtgtggcccaagggctgcagaaatggagatgggcgccacccctaagcatctacAAAAAtttacgggcaactttaactttaactaatCTAAAACTTAATATTAAACTTAAGACTTAACGACTGTCTGTACGCACATGTCATATCCAGGAGGACACCATTCGTGTGCTGTGGGCGTGGCATGATGACGATCCCGAGGACGAGTCCGGGGTGAGCGGCCCGACCTACCACGGGGCCAACAGGGGTGTCAAAAGCACGGTCCTTCTCAGCAACATCATCACTCCTACAAACATCCAAGAATCATTGAACTACACGTTTGATATCTTGATGAAAAATGTAAGACGTGCTTAGTACTCTGTAGttcaatttgaaatattt
The window above is part of the Branchiostoma floridae strain S238N-H82 chromosome 14, Bfl_VNyyK, whole genome shotgun sequence genome. Proteins encoded here:
- the LOC118430229 gene encoding DBH-like monooxygenase protein 1; the protein is MGKVWCGSCTLTLAAIVVLLGKPVGASDFDHHETLDVEGKFRIFWKFDDEKIEFEARVQTTGWVGLGLSPNGGMPGSDIAIGWVKDGIAHLTDRYAEAKAQPRMDESQDWELVSGYENETHTVLRFNRKLTTCDVRDRVINEDTIRVLWAWHDDDPEDESGVSGPTYHGANRGVKSTVLLSNIITPTNIQESLNYTFDILMKNVPVPYDKDTTYWCRVFQLPNITSKHHIVKYEPIITPGNEGVVHHLLIYRCDKRHQVTILPDGDPGHACEPQFSRPCFNILAGWGVGVGTVLTPDHVGYPIGDDEDSGYVIMEMHYDNPQLASVSHAVIDQSSLPNDLEVKRLCL